CACCTCCAGGCACTCGCCGACCCCGATAACGCCGAGAAGATGGCGGCGTACATGAAAACATCCATGCCCTTTTACGGCGTCCAGGCCGGCCCCCGCGACTAGATCGTCAAAACACTCGCCCCCGACATCCACCTCGCCGACCACCACAACTACGTCGCCCTCATCGAAGCTCTCTGGCAACTCCCCCACCGCGAAGAAAAATACATCGCCATCCGCCTCGCCAGACGCTTCAAACCCTTCATCACCCCCGCCTCCCTCCCCCTCTACGAACGCCTCATCCGAGACGGCGCCTGGTGGGACTTCACCGACGAGATCACCACCCACCTCGTCGGCTCCGTCCTTAACCACCATCCCCACCAGACCTGGCCCACCCTCGACCGCTGGCTCCACGACCCCGACCTCTGGATCCGCCGCGCCGCCCTGCTCGCCCAGAATCGCCTCAAATCCCACACCGACCCCCGGAAACTCTTCGCCTACTGCCTCCACCTGGCCCACGAAGATGAGCTCTTTATCCGCAAAGCCTTCGGCTGGGCACTTCGCGAATACGCCCGCACCAACCCCGACGCCGTCCGCAACTTTCTAAACACCCACGCCGATACCCTCTCTCCCCTGAGCATCCGCGAAGCCTCCAAACATCTAAATATCTAAATCGCTATCGTCATGATCCGCCACTCCACACGTTGACCTGCCATTCTCGCTACCAAGATCCCCNNNNNNNNNNNNNNNNNNNNNNNNNNNNNNNNNNNNNNNNNNNNNNNNNNNNNNNNNNNNNNNNNNNNNNNNNNNNNNNNNNNNNNNNNNNNNNNNNNNNNNNNNNNNNNNNNNNNNNNNNNNNNNNNNNNNNNNNNNNNNNNNNNNNNNNNNNNNNNNNNNNNNNNNNNNNNNNNNNNNNNNNNNNNNNNNNNNNNNNNNNNNNNNNNNNNNNNNNNNNNNNNNNNNNNNNNNNNNNNNNNNNNNNNNNNNNNCCACTCCACGTGTTGACCTGCCGTTCTCGCTACCGAGATCATGGATTCAATCCTCATCGCCAAAACCCACACCATAAAAAACCCCTCCGGCACACTCCGGAGGGGTCGTGGCAAAGAATCGCACTCAGGCTCACGAGTCAGTCGCCTCGTCCACCACAACAGGACCGACCACAGGATCGCCCACGATCACGTCAGCCTCATCTCGCGGCTCCTCAACGCCAAGCTCACTGCTTGAGGCTTGACGGGTCATGTACATTTCGCTGATCGCCGGCATCAGTTGCCCAATACTACGATCAGAGTCCAGAGAAAGCGCTCCATCCACAAACTGTCGCGCAGCGATGTAGGCACTTTTCGCATGCTCACGAGCTTGAAAAAGCCTCTGCATCGTATGGACCGCCCGGGCCTTCTGGTTGTCGGCAGCATCCAACGCAGTACTCAGACCATCGAAAACCTGCTGAGCCTCCACCACCGCCGCAGATTCGACGCCCAACGCACCCTCAGCGTAGCGAAGCGCCGTGTTCATCGCCGAGCGCGCCCGATCGATTCCCAGCTTGTTGAACACCGAGGGAGCACGAGGCATCCCTCGCACCAACCGCCGCTTCAGCAGCTCATCATCCTGCGTCTGATCGGCTCGCGCGGTGTAGTACGCAGCCTGGGCTGTCGCATACAATCGCCCGTAGCTCGTCTTGACCTCCGCCTCCGCCCGCGCCACGTCCTCCGCTGCCCGCGCCGCCTTCTCGTTCTCCTCCAGTGATCGGACCACCGCCAGCCTGTACGGACCCAGCCGCGCCAGCAGCAACGCCACGCTCAACTCCAAAACACGACGGGCATACTCATCGTCGACTTTGGCCGCCACCGGCCCCAATCGCGTCGCACTACGCTCCATCCAGGACTGCAAGGTCGTATCGAACTTCGTCTCCGACATCGCACCGCTCCTTTTCCCTAAAGGACGCGTCCCGCCCATCCCCCAAAACGCCCGCAACCCGCCGTCCCCATGACGGCAACCTCGCGTTCGCGCTCCGGATTACCAGCAGCGGTGTCTCCCCCTCGGAGAGACTGAGTTGTTACTGATACCTGCTCTTGTGCCACACATGCGCCCCCCCGCACAATGCGACGCCCCCACGACCACCGGTCGCCCCCCTCTTCAACGAACGCGCCATCCTACTGTCGACGCAACACCCGGATGCGCCTTGTTCGCTCTCATGCACGCTCCCCTCTCAACCTACACTCTGGCAGGAGGGGCTCCCCATGCTCACACGTTCAACGCGCTCGAATGCCTCCGGCGTTCTCTTGTACCTCATTCTGACAGGCGTATGGCTCACCCTGGTGGGCTGCGCCTCCGGCGGCACCGCAGCGCGTTCTACGACGATGAACCCCGCATTTGAGCGCGGCTGGACAGCAGACGTCGACGCGGTCTGCGCTCACGAAAGCTGGGATGACGATGCAGAGATCCCCCTTGAGCGTCGGGGCTATGCGCCCTACCAGGTCTTTGAGCGCTACGCCTCGCGCGACCTCCGATTCGACCTCTATGAAAAGCAATGCTCCGAGGGCCGCGCGGAAGGCTGCCTGCTTGTCGGCCTCATGTTCAATGCCGACGCCGATGAACCCGACGCAGATCCGCGCGCTCGCTCCGCAGCCTACGATGCCTTTCTGCAGGGCTGCTCCCTTAACTTTGGCCCGGCGTGCACCGCCGCCGTCAACACGCTCCTTCACCACCCCGACGTCGACCCGGAGGCGGCCGCATCCGGCAAGGCGATGTTCGGACTGGTCGGCGCTGCCTGCTACCGAGGCGACGCTGACGGATGCCGAATCCTGGCCCGGGACGTGGAGTTTCCCGAGAGCGCCTCACCCGACTTGATTCAAGACCTGGTCGTGCAGGGCAACAGCCTGGGCTGCATCTATGGTGATCCTCAAGCCTGCACCGCCCTGAGCCGGCTCCGCAGTCAGAACAACGATCAGGCCTGCGCCGCAGCAGCCCTTCGCCGAGGCTGCGCGCTGAACGATAAGGAGGCCTGCCAGCAGGTGGAGACAATCGCCCGCACCCAATGCGCCTCCGGTTCCGACCTCTGCAACGACATGAGCACCTTACTTGAACGCCCGCGTCAGAAACGACCGCCCACCTGGCGCGATGGCATGCGTGAGGCCTGTGCCAACGACGACCCCTTCTCCTGCCATCTCCTCGCCCATATGACCCTCGTGGACGGCGGCAGCCCCGACGAGATGCTCCACGCCATCGACATGCTTCAAACCAGCTGCCAGGCCAGCATCCCCGGAGACTGCACCACGGCCTACAACGTCGCCCGCTACTTCTTCGACAACGCCGGAGCTGAAATCCCCCTGGACCCCGCCATACTCGCCGCGCGCGTCATCGCCGCCGCGACCGTCGGATGCGACGCCGGCAACCGCGACATCTGCTTCGAAGGTGCCTTCTTCGCGCTCCCCACCAACCTCGCCCTCACAGAGCACCTCGAGATCGACATCGCGACCAGCGTCGAACTGAGCCTGGCGGGCTGCCATCTCGGACACGGCCAGGCCTGCGCCATTCCCCATCTCATCCGCCCCCTCCTTCAAGGGGAAACGCTCGACAACCTCAACCGCGCCGTCGAAGAACTTCACGATGAACATGCCCCGCTCTGCGAGCAGCTCCCCGGCGATACCTCCTGCCTCCTCACCGGCGCCGCCCTCTACGCCATGGCCGACATCGAGCATCAAGAGCAGGGCTTCACGCTCATCGAGAAAAACTGCGACGCCAACCACCAGGAAAGCTGCTCCTACCTCGACCTCGTCGCTGGCCGCCCTCAACGCACCGCGGCATCCATGCCTCACTCCCACCTGCAATGCCTCTCCCCGGGTGAAGAGGTTCCCCCGATCACCTGCTCCTCAGGCCCCTTCCAAAGCCTCTCCCCTCGCCAGTACGCCGCACGTCACGGCTGCGGCGTAAGCGACATCACCGCCCTGACCTCCTCCCATCAACGCCCGGTGGAAACCTGTGAGATCCAGGGACAACAAACCTTCCTCATGAACCTGCAATGCGCCGACGGCTCCACCCCCGTCACCAGCCGCCAGGCCGCCGCCAGCATGCGCCAGGGCAGCCGAAAAGGCGGTGGCCGTTGCAACAACCCCGTCGACCTCTATGTCATCCCCTGCCCCGAAGGCGACTACGAGGTCTACATCGACCTCTACATGTGCCCTGCCCAATGAGTCTCAGCCCCTGCTCCACCTAATCAGCCGCCGAAAAGTGCGCCAGCTGATCCTCCAGGGCCTTCTTAAATGCCGGCCGCTCGCAAGCCCGCTCCACATAGGCGCGGCAGGCCGGATGCCCCTCCAGCCGATCAAAGCGGTCGACCAGACGCAACACATCCGCCATCAGAATATCCGCGATAGAGAACCTCCCGGCCAGCCAGGTCTGCTCAGCGAGTACCGGCTCGATATGATCGAGCCTCGCCAGAAGAAAGGTGTCGAGGCGTTCCCACTCCGGAGTCTCTTTTGAGAAGCCGGAGAACTCGAAAATCGTCCACGGCAGGCTCGCCATCTCCACCGAGTTCAGCGCGGCGAAGACCCACGCCATCACCTCCACGCGCCGATGATACTCTGCCGGCAGCAACACCTCACTTTTCTGGCCGAGGTGCATGAGGATCGCACCACTCTCAAAGATCGAAAGCTCCCCATCGCTCAGCCAGGGCACCTGGCCAAAGGGCTGGTGCGCAAAATGGCCCTCCTCGCGATCGCGGAAGGGAACGCTCTCGACCCGGTAGGGCAGTGCGGCCTCTTCCAGCGCCCAGCGCACGCGCAGATCTCGCACATAACCGCGAGGCAGATCGGGAACCCAGTCGAAGGTGGTCAAGACCAGCTCATTCATCGTTTATCTCCGTCGCGTGTGGGTGGGGCTGACATCTACGCGCCTTGTCGTGCCACGCCGTGGTGCCCACCGATTTCTGATGCACCTCGGGGTGAGTACGTTATCGCATACGCAGCGAGTTGTCTGGTTATCAGGTGAAACCCACGAAACCACGATGACAGAGGAGCAAACACGATGAGCGCAGACACGCCCAATCCCGAGCCGCGCACCGAACCAGGCCAGAAACGACGCGAAACGAGTTTCTCCCCCTTCATCCGCCACTCCGCAAGCATCCTGGCCATGGTCGTCTTCATCACCATCGGCCTGCTCTTCCTCTGGGAGATGAAGACCCTGATCCTGGTCATCTTCCTGGCCATCCTCTTCGCCATCTTCCTGCGATGGTTGACCGACCTCCTGATAGAGCACACCCCGCTGAGCGGCATCTGGGCGCTTTTGGTCGTCGCGACCCTACTCGTCGCAATCCTCGGAGGTGCTGGCTTCTTGGTTGCCCCCGCCATCGCCAACCAGGTCGATGCCATCGTCGACATGATCCCCAAAGCACTCGCCGAGCTTCAAGCCTGGATCGCCCAGACCGCCATCGGCCCCCGCATCCTTACAGAACTCGGCGAGTTAGAGCCCTCACGTCTTTTTACCAACGAGGTCATTGGACAGGTCGGTGGGGCTTTCGCAGGTGGCCTCAATTTCCTCACCAACGCCGCTCTCGTCGTGGTTGTCGGCGT
The sequence above is drawn from the Lujinxingia litoralis genome and encodes:
- a CDS encoding DNA alkylation repair protein translates to MEALWQLPHREEKYIAIRLARRFKPFITPASLPLYERLIRDGAWWDFTDEITTHLVGSVLNHHPHQTWPTLDRWLHDPDLWIRRAALLAQNRLKSHTDPRKLFAYCLHLAHEDELFIRKAFGWALREYARTNPDAVRNFLNTHADTLSPLSIREASKHLNI
- a CDS encoding sel1 repeat family protein translates to MLTRSTRSNASGVLLYLILTGVWLTLVGCASGGTAARSTTMNPAFERGWTADVDAVCAHESWDDDAEIPLERRGYAPYQVFERYASRDLRFDLYEKQCSEGRAEGCLLVGLMFNADADEPDADPRARSAAYDAFLQGCSLNFGPACTAAVNTLLHHPDVDPEAAASGKAMFGLVGAACYRGDADGCRILARDVEFPESASPDLIQDLVVQGNSLGCIYGDPQACTALSRLRSQNNDQACAAAALRRGCALNDKEACQQVETIARTQCASGSDLCNDMSTLLERPRQKRPPTWRDGMREACANDDPFSCHLLAHMTLVDGGSPDEMLHAIDMLQTSCQASIPGDCTTAYNVARYFFDNAGAEIPLDPAILAARVIAAATVGCDAGNRDICFEGAFFALPTNLALTEHLEIDIATSVELSLAGCHLGHGQACAIPHLIRPLLQGETLDNLNRAVEELHDEHAPLCEQLPGDTSCLLTGAALYAMADIEHQEQGFTLIEKNCDANHQESCSYLDLVAGRPQRTAASMPHSHLQCLSPGEEVPPITCSSGPFQSLSPRQYAARHGCGVSDITALTSSHQRPVETCEIQGQQTFLMNLQCADGSTPVTSRQAAASMRQGSRKGGGRCNNPVDLYVIPCPEGDYEVYIDLYMCPAQ
- a CDS encoding glutathione S-transferase family protein, whose amino-acid sequence is MNELVLTTFDWVPDLPRGYVRDLRVRWALEEAALPYRVESVPFRDREEGHFAHQPFGQVPWLSDGELSIFESGAILMHLGQKSEVLLPAEYHRRVEVMAWVFAALNSVEMASLPWTIFEFSGFSKETPEWERLDTFLLARLDHIEPVLAEQTWLAGRFSIADILMADVLRLVDRFDRLEGHPACRAYVERACERPAFKKALEDQLAHFSAAD